tcagcctatcagccatcatgtagaaaacacgccagcgtttttttgggacttagaaaaaaaattgacttttttttaaacaatccctatctactctattgcgcttcgccaggtctgaggtggcgaaggaagtctagcgtaaaaggtagcgttcagtacactgcgcaagttagtgaatttgcgcagtaacgaaaatgccaaacgctagcgaattaacgctagcgttcggcgcttcgcatcttagtgaatttgccccaatgtatccACTTTATTTCCCCTTCAAATCACTGTTACACAAAAACtaatcattatccccaaggtttgggggtgcaggagtatagaatggacagtggggttcctgactgaagtacaatatcaatatatgtgtgagatacagatcattatcccaaggtttgggggtgcaggagtatagaggacagtggggttcatgactgatgtacaatatcaatatatgtgtgagatacagatcattatcccaaggtttgggggtacaggagtatagaggggacagtggggttcctgactgatgtacaatatcaatatatgtgtgagatacagatcattatcccaaggtttgggggtgcaggagtatagaggggacagtggggttcctgactgatgtacaatatcaatatatgtgtgagatacagatcattatcccaaggtttgggggtgcaggagtatagagggacagtggggttcctgactgatgtacaatatcaatatatgtgtgagatacagatcattatcccaaggtttgggggtgcagcagtatagaggggacagtggggttcatgactgatgtacaatatcaatatatgtgtgagatacagatcattatcccaaggtttggggtgcaggagtataggggGGACGGTGGGGttcatgactgatgtacaatatcaatatatgtgtgagatacagatcattatcccaaggtttgggggtgcaggagtatagagggacagtggggttcctgactgatgtacaatatcaatatatgcgtgagatacagatcattatcccaaggtttgggggtgcaggagtatagagggacagtggggttcctgactgatgtacaatatcaatatatgtgtgagatacagatcattatcccaaggtttgggggtacaggagtattgagggacagtggggttcctgactgatgtacaatatcaatatatgtgtgatacagatcattatcccaaggtttgggggtacaggagtattgagggacagtggggttcctgactgatgtacaatatcaatatatgtgtgagatacagatcattatcccaaggtttgggggtgcaggagtatagagggacagtggggttcctgactgatgtacaatatcaatatatgtgtgagatacagatcattatcccaaggtttgggggtgcaggagtatagaggggacagtggggttcctgactgatgtacaatatcaatatatgtgtgagatacagatcattatcccaaggtttgggggtgcaggagtatagagggacagtggggttcctgactgaagtacaatatcaatatatgtgtgagatacagatcattatcccaaggtttgggggtgcaggagtatagagggacagtggggttcctgactgatgtacaatatcaatatatgtgtgagatacagatcattatcccaaggtttgggggtgcaggagtatagagggacagtggggttcctgactgaagtacaatatcaatatatgtgtgagatacagatcattatcccaaggtttgggggtgcaggagtatagagggacagtggggttcctgactgatgtacaatatcaatatatgtgtgagatacagatcattatcccaaggtttgggggtgcaggagtatagaggggacagtggggttcctgactgatgtacaatatcaataaatgtgggagatacagatcattatcccaaggtttgggggtgcaggagtatagaggggacagtggggttcctgactgatgtacaatatcaatatatgtgtgagatacagaatATTATCGTACCATGCTGCAGCCCAAGGAGTGCATAGCTTGGAACAGGCCGCTGTGGGTGTAGAGAGCAAATCGTGCAAAGTCGGCCTCACGGAGGTACCGGGAGTTGTTCATATGGAGCAGGAAGTCCAGGTCGTGGGGTAGGACTTTGCCCAAATAGGAGTGTTCCTTCAGCAGGTCCTTCACTACAGGCTGGATACGAGATTTCAGTACCACCAAAGTGCCACGAATAAAGTACCACACATCCAGCAGGGAGACCATGAGGGAGATCACCCCTGAAACAATCACTAGGAACAGCATCGTGCCCTAATAATTAATGCAAATCATTTTAGTGCTcca
This is a stretch of genomic DNA from Xenopus laevis strain J_2021 chromosome 6S, Xenopus_laevis_v10.1, whole genome shotgun sequence. It encodes these proteins:
- the LOC108706128 gene encoding protein THEM6-like — its product is MLFLVIVSGVISLMVSLLDVWYFIRGTLVVLKSRIQPVVKDLLKEHSYLGKVLPHDLDFLLHMNNSRYLREADFARFALYTHSGLFQAMHSLGCSMVR